Within the Vigna unguiculata cultivar IT97K-499-35 unplaced genomic scaffold, ASM411807v1 contig_683, whole genome shotgun sequence genome, the region ttacacccttttcaaacctaaaatacttttccacccaattcacacctacagtttttacacccccttttcacacctcaaattttttacacccttttcacgcctaaaatttttttacacccaattcacacctacaattttttacaccccttttgacacctacaattttttacaccccttttgacacctaaaatttatttacacccttttcaaacctaaaatatttttccacccaattcacacctacagtttttatacccccttttcacacctcaaatttttttacacccttttcacgcctaaaattttttacacccaattcacacctacaattttttacacccccgtggacacctcaaatttatttacacccttttcaaacctaaaatatttttccacccaattcacacctacaatttttacacccccttttcacaccgaaaatatttttacacccttttcacacctaaaattttttacacccaattcacacatacaattttttaaacccccgtggacacctcaaatttatttacacccttttcaaaactaaaatattttttacccaattcacacctacagtttttacacccccttttcacacctcaaatttttttacacccttttcacgcctaaaatttttttacacccaattcacacctacaattttttacaccccttttgacacctacaattttttacaccccttttgacacctaaaatttatttacaccctttccaaacctaaaatatttttccacccaattcacacctacagtttttacacccccttttcacacctcaaatttttttacacccttttcacgcctaaaattttttacacccatttcaaaccgaaaatatttttacacccccgtggacacctaaaatttatttacaccattttcaaacctaaaatatttttccacccaattcacacctacaatttttacagccccttttcacacctcaaatttttttacacccttttcacacctcaaactTTTTCCACCAAACTGaaacctacaatttttacacccccttttcacacctcaaatttttttacacccttttcacacctcaaattttttacacccaatttacacctacaattttttacacccccgtggacacctcaaatttatttacacccttttcaaacctaaaatatttttccacccaattcacacctacaatttttacacccccttttcacacctcaaatatttttacacccttatcacaccttaaattttttacacccaattcacacctacaattttttacaccccttttgacgcctcaaatttatttacacccttttcaaacctaaaatatttttccacccaattcacacctacaatttttacacccccttttcacaccgaaaatttttttacacccttttcacacctaaaattttttacacccaattcacacctacaattttttacacccccgtggacacctcaaatttatttacacccttttcaaacctaaaatatttttccacccaattcacacctacaatttttacacccccttttcacacctcaaatatttttacacccttatcacaccttaaattttttacacccaattcacacctacaattttttacaccccttttgacacctcaaatttatttacacccttttcaaacctaaaatatttttccacccaattcacaccttcaatttttacacccccttttcacaccgaaaatttttttacacccttttcacacctaaaattttttacacccaattcacacctacaattttttacaccgccgtggacacctcaaatttatttacacccttttcaaacctaaaatacttttccacccaattcacacctacagtttttacaccccttttcacacctcaaatttttttacacccttttcacgcctaaaatctttttacacccaattcacacctacaattttttacaccccttttgacacctacaattttttacacccgttttgacacctaaaatttatttacacccttttcaaacctaaaatatttttccacccaattcacacctacagtttttacacccccttttcacacagaaaatttttttacacccttttcacgcctaaaattttttacacccatttcacacctacaattttttacacccccgtggacacctcaaatttatttacacccttttcaaacctaaaatatttttccacccaattcacacctacaatttttacacccccttttcacaccgaaaatttttttacacccttttcacacctaaaattttttacacccaattcacacctacaattttttaaacccccgtggacacctcaaatttatttacacccttttcaaaactaaaatattttttcacccaattcacacctacagtttttacacccccttttcacaccgaaaatttttttacaccctttttgCACCTAAAATTTTCGTACACCcatttcaaaccgaaaatatttttacacccccgtggacacctaaaatttatttacacccttttcaaacctaaaatatttttccacccaattcacacctacaatttttacagccccttttcacacctcaaatttttttacacccttttcacacctcaaattttttccacccaattgacacctacaatttttacacccccttttcacacaaatttttttacacccttttcacacctcaaattttttacacccaatttatgtaagacccgtagaatttaattaattaaataaataattaattaataaatacgggaggggtaataattatgacattaaattttggttggtatgacgtggaaaggtgctagctcatatggttgagagcactttgattgtgcgagaggacttgggttcgagtcctatgtatgctaacttttgatgttaagattttgttatttaaatttatgaaaatatgttCTTGTATGTTATGATACTTGAATTGTGATGAgtagcatgaaacatgattggttgaagtGGTGATGCACTTGAGTGGTAACAAaggggtcatgggttcaaaccttggaaagGCTAAATGgaaattttgtgtgtttttatttttgctaatggTGACTTTGGAGGGAAATGGGAAAGGTTAACAGAGGCAAGGGGAAGCAGTACGGCCAAGGGGGGGCTGCATTTCCATTCATGGTGAGAGATGAGGGTTATGAAATGGTAAATGCAATTAAATTcgttttaagatttttaagtaacctaaaatactagtttaaaaggaaaaagttggaGTTTAGGCAAGGTTTTGGCAAGGCTGAACCTAGACTTAGAAAAAGACAGAGGCAAGGGTGAGTGAGAGGCGCTGACGTGAGGGAGTGAAGGCAGAATTGAGGGACACCAAGAgtggccattggtgatcaagggagagcttCATCAATTGCTCTAATTTAAGCTaaggaaccaggttaggggagctttacgcgttaactttaattttaatttgattggcatgctaaatagggtAATTTCATACGTCGatcaatttaattatgattgatattctgaatttggtatgattttGTATGAATTGTTGGATTCCAATTAAAGTGGTGATTCGGGAATATTTCCAGAAATTGTCTGGTCGGCGATGGACTGCCGCCAGATGATTCTTTCCTCTGTTAGGCAATTTAGGGTTCCTAAAGAGGAACCACATGCTAAATATAATCTGTTTGACCAACGGTGATGAAACCTTGCCCagagttgactggttgaccagTTGACTCTGTGACTGTCCACTAAGAAGCGGACACGTGGCAGTGCGTTTACTCTTCCCAGAACTAGGGTTCTTCCTCCTTTCTCCACAGTGGTTTCTGTCGCGGGTACCTTCGTCTTCACGATGGTGCTTCTGATTCTCGCAACTAATGGAGGCGCAGATTCCACTGCAGATCTGTGTTGGTGAAACTGAACGGAATAGATAGTGGTTTCCATGGTTGACGTCGCGAGGAAGAGGGTGAGGCACGATCACAGGTGCGGATGAGAGTTGGCGCGGGTGTTGCCGGTGGTTGTGGCCGCGGTCCTGGCGAGTTGCGGGCTCGATATAAGCAGGCCGCGAGCTCTGGTGGGGTTGCCATGGTGGTGGCAGCGAGATGAACGAGGAAGGAGACTAGACAGAGGCGCGATGAAGGAGATGGTGGCTGGTTCATGGGGGCACGGGAGTTTCAAGTCCGAGCTTGATGCGTGACGGAGATGGACAAGTGCAGCGATGGTGGCGCGATGGTGTCGTGATGGTGGCCGAGAGTTGCAGAAGATGGAGGTGCGATGGAGACACGAGGAAGACGACGCTGCGGCTGGAGTCATGGCGGCGCGGGAGTAGCAGGTTCAAGATGTTGGAGCGTGACGGTGGTGGCGTTCCGGCGCGAGCGTGATGTGGTGGCAGCAGTCCAGTGGGAGCGCGACGGGTGGCTGCATTCCGGCGTGAGCTACGGTGGTCGGACAGGTAGTGGCGGTAACGGAGGTGGCGGCTGCGGAATGGATTGGAGATGGAAGGAGAGAAagagttagggttagggttttggttgtttgaaggagagagagagagagagagtgatgatGTGGCATGTTTTGATTGGTAATAtgagttagtggaggattgatgatgtggcaaactgCGAGTGGCTATTTTATTAAGTGAAGGATTGCCATGTGGCGAAATCTGATGGATTAGATCttaagtgacattaggggtGCTGCTTAGTAAAAAGGAAGGGTGCAAAGcagaaatttaaagttaaattacagaagggggtgtaaaccCGAAACCAGGGGGTGCGGCTAgctctagaaatattttattttaataatagatattccatttgaaaaaaaaaagggtgtaaacatgagaattggggGTACATTTAGTACTTGGactatttctctccaaaattcctattttgggacttaatttaagaattaaaagattcattatttacacccttaaggacctaaattaaattacacttgcattattaaactcaagGATATCTAATAACGAATTTTATGCaactaatatcaaatttgtaagcgcaaaaataatattaaattccccaacagttaattattgaatgtgagccaaggttcgactcatcataacttccaagcggtctggaagctgtggcgcctagcggtacgtgtcccccgctaggcgatttggctGCTGTAAGTCCTAGTTGTTGGACTTCGTAGGATGTTCTACAAGGTTTCTGGTAGTGCTTCAGAGGTAAggttgctggagttccttgagttgtggctcggaacgtatcccttgagttgtggctcgggataggggttaagcacgtggtattccttgagttgtggctcggaatagcatctcttgagttgtggctcgggatggcggacgaacacgaggaacccttgagttgtggctcgggttggcgagtgtggccggtatgagtgtgctggttgtggccagtacggatgggtccagatagattgccctcctcagttgttggctgacgagtttggtagtcttgggacgatacgaaCTTTGTTCGTatgtgggaactctacctggcgttgcggtgtatgatccgtagcatgtattcccgcacgtgctctgtcggttgtggccgataggtatggcagcaagtcaccttgaagtaattagCAGACgaagtagaacacgaataaacgtattggagattgaattgagagaataaaaaaatatagggcaATGTGGGAAGTTAATTTAAAGTGATGATATGTTTATGATtactgatttatatatatgtgtaatagctttgtatttatatataagtgctttatctgctaagctcaccctatctgcgtgtgtgtggcgatgatcgtgtacgcggtacacgggagcagatgctgatgatgcaggtggctcaggtgcaGCTTAggcgcggagaggggattgatCTGGGGAAACTTTTTACTTGTATTACGTTGTTTTGAAATAATTGTAAACCCGGATGGGTAACTTAATAACATTGGGTTTTAATTTATGTGATGAACGTTCTAAGTTTTTATCAGCAATTaaataaagctttaaattttcctgcgttttgggaaaatgaggtattattaattatgttgtcttatttattccaataatttatttataaattagtaatatcctgacgggatgttacatttggtatcagagcaatggttttcaaaatgattttggggtctatggggagtgagcaTGCCGTGTTACGTTGCGTGACTAATTTTTCTgtgttattagtttatttttggaTATGAAATCCTAATATGGGCTCTGTGTGTGTGGCTCAGCTATAATATGTGGCGTGCACGAGCTATGGCtaacaggaggaggaggaacACCGCTGGAGCTGATGACATAGCTCAGGCGATCCATCGTATGGTGGACGCGATGCAGCCCATAGCGGCGCCACCCAGAGCTGTAGTGGCACCTACTCGGCCAGTAGCCATGGAGGATTTCATGAAACACCGGCCGGCCAAGTTCTCTGGCAAGGCCACTCCTGACGAGGCAGATGCTTGGATGCGGGAGTGTGAGAAGATCTGTAGAGTGCTGGGATGCACAGATGAGCAGAGGTTGCTGTTCGTCACGTTTCTTCTGGTGGCAGACGCAGAGtattggtggcaggggatgcagCAGTTGATGCAGACCCGTGGGGAGCAGGTGACGTGGGCTGccttcaggacgaggttcctggagaaataCTTTCCCGACAGTGCGAGGCATGAACGGGAGGCAGAGTTCCTTACTCTTCAGCAAGGGACTATGACTGTGGCGGCATATATAGAGAGGTTTGAATACCTGGCTCGTTTCTACACTCCAGATGTTACTGAGGAGTGGAGGTGTAGGAGGTTCGAGGGCTGATTGAAACATGAGATACGCCGCTTCATTGTGCCGCTCCGGATTAGAGAGTTTCCAATTTTGGTCGAGCAGGCCAAAACCGTGGAGCAGTTGGAGACTGGATCGAGTAGTGGGGGGAAACAGCAGAGGACCGCCTCAGATGCCAGACCTCAGAGGAAACCTTACAGCAGACCGCCGACTACCGGAGGAAGATTGCGGTGTTTTAACTGTGGCGGGGAACACTTGAGGAGGGATTGTACTAAACCTGCTAGCAGTACCGGTGGAGGCAGTAGTACTGGTAGGTGCTACGCATGCCAGCAGACAGGGCACTTTGCACGTCAGTGTCCTAACAGAAGACAAGCTGGTGGTGCGCCAGCTACGAGGCCAGTAGGAGATCGGCCCAGAGCACCGGGGCGTGTGTTCGCCTTGACGACCACAGAGGCGAAACAGTCAGGTAATCTTTTGCAGTTTCTATGTTTGTTGTGTGACCACGAGGTGGTGGTGTTGTTCGACTCAGGAGCCACTCATTCGTTTGTGTCtaatgaatgtgtgaggaggctcGGGCTTACGATGCGAGAGCTGGGGTGCGAGCTATTAGTTGCGACGCCAGCATCtggagaggtatccaccacttcTATGTGCGTGGGGTGCCCTATGGAGGTGGCAGGCCGCAGGTTCAGGTTGGACCTCATTTGTTTGCCGATGGAGGGTCTAGACGTGATTCTGGGCATGGATTGGTTGTCGAGTAATCATGTCGTCATTGACTGCGGACAGCATCAGATAGTGTTTCCTGAGACAGTGGGGCTAGAACTTATCTCGTCTAACCAAGCGGTGAGGGAGATTGAGGCTGGAGCTACATGTTACATGATTGTGGCTCAGGCAGAGAAGATGAGCACGGCCGAGAAGATCAGCAGGATTCCGGTAGTAGATGAATATGCAGATGTATTTCCGGATGAGATTCCAGAACTACCGCCTAGCAGGGATGTAGATTTCtccattgatctcatccctggCGCTGGGCCAGTTTCTATGGCACCGTACAGAATGGCGCCTGCTGAGTTGGCTGAACTAAAGAAACAGATTGAGGatctgcttgagaagaagttcatccgaccgagtgcatcaccgtggggagcaccagtt harbors:
- the LOC114172701 gene encoding uncharacterized protein LOC114172701, which gives rise to MWRARAMANRRRRNTAGADDIAQAIHRMVDAMQPIAAPPRAVVAPTRPVAMEDFMKHRPAKFSGKATPDEADAWMRECEKICRVLGCTDEQRLLFVTFLLVADAEYWWQGMQQLMQTRGEQVTWAAFRTRFLEKYFPDSARHEREAEFLTLQQGTMTVAAYIERFEYLARFYTPDVTEEWRCRRFEG